The DNA region GGTAGTTCGTTTTTCTATATTCAGTCTGATGTATTCTCAGTAGAAAATACTATTTTCCTTCTCGAGAAAGCAAAGCCTTCAGGCTGGAGTGATAAAATTTAAACTGAAAGCAAAGCCTTCAGGTCTAATGAAATGATTCATCAGCTACTTCATGGCTATTGTTATGTCAGAAAGATTGGATCTTCGTCAATAACTTTCACAGATTATGATATTGGTAAATTTCAAGCGTTTACTTTTATTATTGTGGTTGGTATATTAGGCTACCAGACATATATGGTTTAGTTGGGTTTCTACTACTAGGCCAAAAGGGAATAGTCTCTTTTGACTAGCGATAGTGTCTTATGGATCAATCATGACTGCAAGcacaataaatatatatatatatatatatcgctaGTGTCTTTATGAATCATGACTGCAAgcccaaaatatatatatatatatatatatataatattattgtgGTAATTATACTATTTCATAATTTGAATATAGATAAACAgcatatttgtttattttaagagtgaagtagagaaaaatccttgaattttacATGCAATCTCCCctcataaaaaattttatttccactcCTTGCATGTAAAGTTTTCTCTCATGCAATCATGTGACCAAATTGTCTTCTTTATTTTTAACTACAAAAGGtccaaaaataagtataattcctcttTAATTCAGGACTTtacattagaatcgagtatatttttattaaattgagcatatttttttcctgttttaatataattcctcctaaattcagcaccatataaaaaaaatctaatatattttctatccaattaagtatcatttaaaaaaaatctagtatattttttatccagtatcatttaaagaaaatctagtatattcgagtatattttctattaaaattgtccttcataatttttaggtataaatagtctaaaaatgagtataattcctattaaattcagtattttaaactagaatcgagtatattttctattaaattggtatattttctattaaattgaaagTAAtacttttttcctatttaatataattctaaATTTAGCATCACTtgaaaaaatctagtatatttccattcaattgagtatcatttaaagaaaatctaatatattttccattCAATTGAATATCAAAAAAAGAGGGTCTAGCattttttccatccaattgaggtgaaaaAATCGTACatcatttgatagaaaatatactagattctaatttaatgtactgaatttaagaggaattatactcatttttaaattttttatacttaaaatatcaggggtaattaggtaagtatatttgactagggagtgaaaataaagatttGTTCCAATGGAAACTGCATATAAAATTGTATTTGTCAATGGAAATTgcatgcaatttttttttttattttaacccGAGTATATATACCGCAACTCATATCTATGTGGCCGTCCAAATCACTTCCGGATGCCCCACGTACTCAAGCACAAGAGGCAAGTACCATATCAAAACCgtatatgtatatataaaagATCAGCTTATTTGAAACCGATCAAAGTGCCAAGAACCTATCTCACCTTCGGAagcatttgattttttaaaatggatcCTAAAAGTGGTAATATTACTATTAAACTTAGCAAAAATTTGATCCTGTCGGTATCAGTTGAATCAGTGACCCGTCAAGTTTCAAGAGCAGTGCCTCGACAGAGTGAACTCGACCACATCCCAAAACACGGGGGCATGTAATTGGGAAGAAACAAGATAGAAGAAAACAAGCTTTAAGACTAGGCACGTGATTTCATAAAAGCTCAAAGTCGAAATAGAAAAAGATACAAAAGCAATGTATTAATATTCCAATTCAAACTACATAGGACTACAGAATTAGCAACAAAtgcaataaaaaaagaaaaaaaatgtcacGTGAGCAAACTCGCCTCACATTTATTATTCTAGGTGAGACGATAACTGTCAGGGAGAATGAGAACATAAGGCAAACAATTCTACCTTCTGAGCAAGCAGCATCTTTTGAACATCAAAAACATGGAGTACAAAAAATCAAGTGCCTTGCGTCTAAATAAGAAGATAAACTATGTTCCACAGTATACTTTTCTTTGAGGTAAACATTGATAAGGGTCCTAAACTATACCCAAAAGTCAGCAGACAACTAATCTTTTCTTCAGAGAACTGATAGGGATATTTTCAATCGATCTTCACCGATGAATAAATCAGTCTTGTAAACCAAAAGCAAGCATAAAAACCAATTGTTCCCGTCAGCACAAAGAAAGCATAGGAAGCAATCAACATGTACCCAAAGTACAGAATTCCAGAAATGAGCTTGGTTATCTCCAGTTTTGTGAAAAAATAGAATGTCGCATAGAGGAAAAGATAGAGTGCTGAGGATCCAGATGTCAGATAGGACCTCCACCACCACAGGTAATCCTCACTGCATAGCTGGAAATAGCACAAAACGATTGTGATCTCGGCACAGGTGACAATGAGAATGATGAAGACAAGAAAGAGGAACCCAAAGATGTAGTAGAACTGATTTAGCCAAATTGAGGTAAGGATGAAGAAGAGCTCAATGAAAACAGCTCCAAATGGGAGAATGCCACCAATTAGTATGGAGAAAACTGGATTCATATACCAAGCTTGTTCTGGGATCTGTCTAGGGATCTTATTTGTTTTCACAGGATCTTCAATGGCTGGCTTCCTGAAACCCACATAACTGCCAACAAACACAAGGGGCGCTGAAATACCAAACCAAAGGAATGCAAGAGCAAACATTGTGGTGAAGGGCACTGCACCAGATGACTTCTCACCCCAGATGAGAGCATTCAAGATGAAAAAGATAATTGAAACAATACCCGGGAAAGTGAATGCTGTCTGCAAGGTAATTTTCTTCCATTCTGTCCCTTTGAACATCTTGTAAAGGCGGGCAGATGAATACCCCGCGAACAAGCCCATGAAGACCCACAGTAGCAGCATTGCTGTCATGAGTCCACCTCTATTTGATGGAGAGAGAAATCCAAGAACAGCAAAAATCATGGTCACGAGTAGCATACCAAAGAACTGAACACCAGTTCCAACATATACACACAACAAGTCTGAATTGTTTGGAGGCCTAAATACATCCCCATGGACTAGCTTCCATCCTGTCTCTTCTTGAGCTTCTTCTTGAGTCTCAAACTGGTTGTACTTGGAGATATCCCTGTATAGTGTCCGCAGCATAATCATAGCTACCATCACAGACAGGAATAATACAATCAGGAGAGAATTGATAATAGAAAACCAGTGGATTTGGTCATCATTCATCAGAAGATAAGTGTCCCATCGAGAGGCCCACTTCACATCACTCTCCTGGAAGGAAAAGATACAATAAAAGAAAATGATTCAACAATTTAATGAAAACCAACTGGTCAGCTAAGCAGTAATGGTAACATTAGCTATAAATGTAAAGAATGCTATGATATAGTCATATTATCAAAGGGAAAGAAATTCAGACAAACCTGAAACTCAACATCATAGGTGAATATGATATCCTCGTTCGCTGCCACCACCTGTGGGCTATCAGAGTTCACAACTGAGCGTTTAGCATGAGGGTCACAGGTACTCAAGCGGGTCTTCACATCATTCCACTGACCTTCATAAGCATGATTAACACTGCAATAGATTTGACAAATTTAAGTTCATAAAAGAATAGCATAAATGAAGAGGAAGGGGCAGTCAGGGTAAGGAATAAATGAAAAAATTTCCAACCTGAATGGTTTGACCTCAAATCCCACAATCCTGAAAACATCAAGTTCTACATCCTTGTGATATTTCACGATAAATGATAAATGGTTGTAGATATAATATGTCCCATTCTTCCCCTGCACAACAATTAAATATTCTTGATAAGTCATGTAATATCGTGCTAGTGATTCTCTTATATCTGGAGTATTTATAGGAGATATAGATTACTCCAGATAGATGATCTTTGACTCCAACATGATAGCCCAGCTGATACACAGTACCACTATTCTGGTCCAGCCTTTTCATAGGTACAACAAGTGGAAGATTGTCCAAAATCCTGTCCAAAAATATGTACAGTCACCAATATTATGCGAATTGAAGATATCTAACGAAACAGACTCAAGGACTAGGTTTGTCATACATGTTAACACGATACTCATCCTCTATTTTTTCCTTGAATTCCTTTGCATCCTTGTCAGTAGGTGTAAATTTGCAAGCAATCTTACACATCTCGGGTTCTCTCATTTCAAACTGGCATAGTTAAGAAAAGTTAAATATTATTGGTCATTAGATCAGAAGGATAACTAATACTAAAAGTGTACAGTAGTCAGCAATATACCACATAGACTGAGTTCTCAATACGATCACCACGAAGAACTTCCCCAAGATTTTCTGCACTATCCACTATGTTGATTGGACGACAGTATGGTAGAGAATAATATGAATATGGAAGTTGTGTTTTTATTGAAGTCAGCTTGTTCACTTTCACTGCAAGTGGAT from Zingiber officinale cultivar Zhangliang chromosome 4B, Zo_v1.1, whole genome shotgun sequence includes:
- the LOC121976533 gene encoding transmembrane 9 superfamily member 8-like — encoded protein: MEWILPWIALVLVLFPTGGHGFYLPGVAPADFHQKDPLAVKVNKLTSIKTQLPYSYYSLPYCRPINIVDSAENLGEVLRGDRIENSVYVFEMREPEMCKIACKFTPTDKDAKEFKEKIEDEYRVNMILDNLPLVVPMKRLDQNSGTVYQLGYHVGVKDHLSGGKNGTYYIYNHLSFIVKYHKDVELDVFRIVGFEVKPFSVNHAYEGQWNDVKTRLSTCDPHAKRSVVNSDSPQVVAANEDIIFTYDVEFQESDVKWASRWDTYLLMNDDQIHWFSIINSLLIVLFLSVMVAMIMLRTLYRDISKYNQFETQEEAQEETGWKLVHGDVFRPPNNSDLLCVYVGTGVQFFGMLLVTMIFAVLGFLSPSNRGGLMTAMLLLWVFMGLFAGYSSARLYKMFKGTEWKKITLQTAFTFPGIVSIIFFILNALIWGEKSSGAVPFTTMFALAFLWFGISAPLVFVGSYVGFRKPAIEDPVKTNKIPRQIPEQAWYMNPVFSILIGGILPFGAVFIELFFILTSIWLNQFYYIFGFLFLVFIILIVTCAEITIVLCYFQLCSEDYLWWWRSYLTSGSSALYLFLYATFYFFTKLEITKLISGILYFGYMLIASYAFFVLTGTIGFYACFWFTRLIYSSVKID